One Xiphophorus hellerii strain 12219 chromosome 1, Xiphophorus_hellerii-4.1, whole genome shotgun sequence DNA segment encodes these proteins:
- the cttnbp2nlb gene encoding CTTNBP2 N-terminal like b → MKVEKMNVEALSRAELLTLLSILEGELEAQDVVIHTLRAQHRDEFVQDRYGEYDLSDPFLALQRDEEAAERQTTIRQPQTHPLGRAVGPNPLAVLKLVMTHCKRMQERMMGQLAAAESRHRRMITALEEEKQRFVQESARRADYVFVLETERDKLLQQLEVELATVQRLETEQAQVVSKVEESLSQEQQLSSSLTLELQKASSQAQEEAQKVSQLHVLLQEETCALEKLQQVLEYEKNRVAQLEVKSERQTAEFDTEREQLKARLEAEEEKGRELEKQVKELRKRLAEPQESRTEVKEAATEVKESQGKMVSSSVQTELDGKITSKSSTVPKVNGLQSHKETEPLTHEVKGAENGVDNGGGILLHSPIHPFPHPHSPSSTASSSLSSSPVSSPVLAKRLGSPGFLQSYQAGVNQRFQAARHKFQSQAELDQQQQHCGPLSPRDLSPTTSSTPPPPEHSPAKQLARSTVTQVLSRFTSQQAGVKSSPINNSPFGTDYRNLAASPTGGRSPSSGPLSPCFRSPLTPRSEKTHPPPIPPKRPGMSPTPGSPNHSARTSLFPELTGNCGHSSSGQEGAKESDLVLS, encoded by the exons GTGGAGAAGATGAACGTAGAGGCTCTAAGTCGAGCAGAGCTGCTGACTCTCCTCAGTATCCTGGAGGGAGAACTGGAGGCCCAGGATGTAGTCATACACACCCTCAGA GCCCAACACCGAGATGAGTTTGTCCAAGACCGCTATGGGGAGTATGACCTCAGCGATCCATTCCTGGCCCTGCAGCGGGACGAAGAAGCCGCAGAGCGCCAGACCACAATCAGGCAACCCCAAACACATCCGCTTGGCCGGGCGGTGGGCCCAAACCCTCTGGCTGTGCTGAAACTGGTCATGACTCACTGTAAGAGGATGCAGGAGAGGATGATGGGACAGTTGGCTGCTGCCGAGAGCAGACACAGGAGG ATGATCACCGctctggaggaggagaaacagCGGTTTGTCCAGGAATCTGCTCGGCGTGCCGACTATGTCTTTGTTCTCGAGACAGAAAGAGataagctgcttcaacag ctggaggtggagcttGCAACGGTGCAGAGGTTGGAGACGGAACAGGCACAAGTGGTGAGCAAGGTGGAGGAGTCGCTGTcccaggagcagcagctctcctCCAGTCTGACGCTGGAGCTCCAGAAGGCCAGCAGCCAAGCTCAGGAGGAGGCACAGAAGGTCTCTCAACTCCACGTGCTGCTGCAGGAAGAGACCTGCGCCCTCGAGAAGCTCCAGCAAGTTCTTGAGTACGAGAAGAACAGGGTGGCCCAGCTGGAGGTCAAGTCGGAGAGACAGACGGCTGAGTTTGATACTGAAAGAGAGCAGCTGAAAGCCAGACTagaggcagaggaggaaaagGGCAGAGAGCTTGAAAAACAAGTGAAAGAACTTAGAAAAAGGTTGGCTGAGCCTCAGGAAAGTAGAACAGAGGTAAAAGAGGCTGCGACCGAGGTGAAGGAGTCACAGGGCAAGATGgtgtccagttctgttcagaCTGAGCTTGACGGAAAGATTACTTCAAAATCCTCTACTGTGCCAAAGGTCAATGGCCTTCAGTCTCATAAAGAGACAGAACCATTAACACATGAAGTGAAAGGAGCAGAAAATGGAGTGGATAATGGAGGTGGAATCCTTCTCCATTCCCCTATTCACCCTTTTCCTCATCCTCACTCTCCCTCCAGCACGGCCTCCtcttccctctcctcctcccccgtTTCCTCTCCAGTTCTAGCAAAGCGCCTGGGCAGCCCGGGCTTCCTTCAGTCCTACCAGGCTGGAGTCAATCAGAGATTTCAGGCCGCCAGACACAAGTTCCAGAGTCAGGCCGAGCTcgatcagcagcagcagcactgtgGGCCTCTTTCCCCCAGAGACCTCTCTCCAACCACCTCATCCACCCCTCCTCCGCCAGAGCACAGCCCGGCTAAGCAGCTGGCCCGTAGCACAGTCACTCAGGTGCTGTCCCGCTTCACCAGCCAGCAGGCCGGAGTAAAGTCCTCGCCAATTAACAACTCACCATTTGGCACAGACTACCGCAATCTGGCCGCATCTCCTACAGGGGGGAGGTCGCCTTCTTCAGGGCCATTATCTCCGTGCTTTCGCTCTCCTCTCACACCTCGTTCAGAGAAGACCCATCCTCCTCCAATTCCACCTAAAAGGCCTGGCATGAGTCCAACTCCGGGTTCCCCCAATCACTCTGCTCGGACCAGCCTCTTCCCAGAGCTTACAGGGAACTGTGGGCACAGCAGCAGTGGGCAGGAGGGAGCCAAGGAATCAGACCTGGTCTTATCCTAG